Below is a window of Mucilaginibacter ginkgonis DNA.
GAGTTGCGCGTATTGCAGTAACATAATGGTTTTGGCATCGCATATCTCGCCTGCGGCGACCATTCGCAATGCGGCGTCAAATTGCATTTCAAGCACTTCGATGTTTTCTTCCTCGTGCGAAACCCCGCCACCATCGCTCACTCTCATATGCGGTTTATATTCGGCGATGAAAAAGTGCAGTATCTCTGTGACAGACCCGGGCGACATATAAGCCTGAAAGATCTTTGTCACATTATTTATCCTGAAACCGGTTTCCTCTTCTGTTTCCCGCTTTATACAATCTTCGGGATTGTCATGGTCTAATAAACCGGCGCAGCATTCAATGAGGTAACCGCTTTCGTTGCCATTGATATACGTCGGCAGCCTGAACTGCTTTGTCAATACGACAGTTCCGAAATCCTTATTAAATAGCA
It encodes the following:
- the nudK gene encoding GDP-mannose pyrophosphatase NudK produces the protein MGNINILSTDILSDNWYTLKRVNFELTKKDGSVIKQSREAYDRGNGAVILLFNKDFGTVVLTKQFRLPTYINGNESGYLIECCAGLLDHDNPEDCIKRETEEETGFRINNVTKIFQAYMSPGSVTEILHFFIAEYKPHMRVSDGGGVSHEEENIEVLEMQFDAALRMVAAGEICDAKTIMLLQYAQLNNLLEK